The Anabas testudineus chromosome 15, fAnaTes1.2, whole genome shotgun sequence DNA segment CAGGTGTAAGGTGGACAGGAATGTCTTAGTCTTTCAGATTGTTTAAGTTACTGGAAACAGGAGTTTATTTGACCAGTGAGTCTGAAGCTGCTTtagaataaaacagagagaCTTCTAAACTGCTGGGTGATGTGGTGGAATGATAACCTGGTGATATCATGTGCTCTAAATCCAAACTGAAGCTATTGAAATAAAGCTTTTACTGCTGTTAATGAACTGTTCACACACTGTCTCAACCAGCAGGAATAAGGACATAAAACGGAGCAACAAGCAAACACATATCTAAATGTACAATCTTCTATCACActttttctctgtatctctgtgtcAACACATCACTATTACACAACTGACTCTTATCACAGCAAACTCTGTTCACTTTATAGAAAtacctaaaaaaacaacaacaaaaaaaagaaagtaattcAACATTAactcattaacattaaaaaatccCAATCGTCTTAACATTGTAATGATCAGAAATCAATTCCACCTGTTACATCATGTTTAACACGTACTTCAAGGTTAACAACTGCTTTTATAGTGATTGAATGTTCTTCTGCAAATACCttgcatcattttaattatcatgTATTAAAAGGTTTATATATTGTTGTACATATTGTTGCCTGTTGttattttaagaaagaaaaatgactcATGTAGTTGTAAAGACAGTTTAAATAAAGTCTGTGACAAATGCAACATGTGCTCCACGTGAGCTAAAGCCACAATAATACCCCAAAGGTCAAGACAcgtaaaacaaactaatgttcctgtttgttgtgTCTGCTACTTGTACCATTGACATAAAAAAAGCTAGTAGGGTTAAAATCCTCTATGTGAATAATTAACAAATGACTTAAACAACCTGTAAAGGGGGAGCACGTCTCGttaagaggaagaggaaggaggagtggTGCTACAGTCACACACTGGTGATAAGTAATATCTGATTAAGATAGAGTCAAATAGTCATGATCAACTTCTGACTAAAAGATTAAACAAGAAATgatcttttatcttttaagcAAAGATAAAATTTTAcctggaaaaacaaactcaatAACATGAACTAATACTTCCTGTTATCTACAGTATTTCGTTCAGACAGTAGTTTGTCTCTGACTtttctgactgttctgtcttctcctcttttctcttctgacTACACTGAggtgactgtgtgagtgtttccaTCATTTTCACTGCTGGACGTCTGACTAGTTCTGTCCTTcctgaaacaacacagacaggacagaacctTGTTTACAGCCCCTTTCCTGaggaaaatatacataaataaatcagcaagAGGACTGAACctaaaagaaatgaaagtcaCACAACCCAAGATCAGAactctcttttcattttctattagGAACCAGATGATGCCAGGCAGGAATAGCACCATATAAATGAGCAGCACCAGAACCAGAAGTCCCACAATTCGCCGTTTTTCTTCAGCACGGACACTAATGGCAGCAGACAAGGCTTTAATGGTCCCAACCAGGAAGAATATAAGCAGGGGAAAcggaaggaggaggaagacaccAAAGGCTGTGGGTGACACACGACTAAAATCATCTGAGAAATAGAACAGGAGGACACAAACAAGAGGAAAGGCCCAGACCACAACACAGACCACCAGAGAGATCTTGATTGTTCGTCTGAGACGGTACCACAGTGGCCAGGCGATGACCAAA contains these protein-coding regions:
- the LOC113158427 gene encoding G-protein coupled receptor 4-like, with amino-acid sequence MGASGDCLFLPNSPWGRLNIQNDDGKITSICFPLTLVAIYAVYSLVRKNHVAPIYVINLLISDLIQLCCTFIWLTGASQTIHLYIYYYGLMASVCFMVCVAMERYLVIAWPLWYRLRRTIKISLVVCVVVWAFPLVCVLLFYFSDDFSRVSPTAFGVFLLLPFPLLIFFLVGTIKALSAAISVRAEEKRRIVGLLVLVLLIYMVLFLPGIIWFLIENEKRVLILGCVTFISFRFSPLADLFMYIFLRKGAVNKVLSCLCCFRKDRTSQTSSSENDGNTHTVTSV